The following are from one region of the Coffea eugenioides isolate CCC68of chromosome 2, Ceug_1.0, whole genome shotgun sequence genome:
- the LOC113759806 gene encoding protein CHROMATIN REMODELING 24 isoform X2: MTDNQESHKRTQPPLSLNQRHNRILSDLSASHSKPISQIPGEEICENQSNVKVKKKLQGRRRLCKAYSASDAAENEDVFGFSGIADFDSPSPPRPFAEQLQQQNQSKFTAEAADFPSFSGIADFDSPSPLSDKVRPSNVVLDSREVCDKDGNADETRSSSSYGDSDLVPHPPGEEGKLVKVRIEGSRSPCRASRNDGYRSKMDIEITKTEESKGLGISDCDSSPWVKTALENSYGGGVNEIRDILNDLSSRLEILSIEKKREPRRIDLKDDSKHLSKSEVNHAKNNEEIPDYESAASSFSTSSGSSVASAKESDIGYSHIDDFKKNNDFDDASQIRNSYEKLESGMKICQPPKNDIKKVIVNSDSARRSFESTSREEGENEDDDCFIVSGKDFNKKGVKWHKSNHLYEDSDNFDALEDPADVFVSEEEHVITLTGPKFTFRLPGKIGKMLYPHQRDGLKWLWSLHSMGVGGVLGDDMGLGKTMQICGFLAGLFHSNLIKRALVVAPKTLLPHWVKELSTVGLAGKTREYFGTSVTTRQYELQYVLQDKGILLTTYDIVRNNVKSLSGDYYYNDEGSEDEMTWDYIILDEGHLIKNPSTQRAKSLLQIPAAHRIIISGTPLQNNLKELWALFNFCCPEILGDYKWFRDKYEKLINRGNEKNASDREKRIGSTVAKELREKIQPYFLRRLKSEVFSEDDSSNSSKLSKKNEIIVWLKLTRCQRQIYEAFLKSEIVLSAFDGSPLAALTILKKICDHPRLLTKRAAEDVLEGMDSMLDQQDHDVAEKLAMHIADVDKMFDFEEKHDISCKTSFILSLLDDLIPKGHHVLIFSQTRKMLNLIQESLISNGYEFMRIDGTTKACDRLKIVNDFQEGRGAPIFLLTSQVGGLGLTLTKADRVIVVDPAWNPSTDNQSVDRAYRIGQMKDVIVYRLMTCSTVEEKIYRLQIFKGGLFRTATEHKEQMRYFSKQDLQELFSLPKQGFDISVTRQQLLEQHGQQQMMEDSLKAHIKFLEGLDIAGVSQHSLLFSKAEPEPVVQEEEVPRVRGATFRANSSSRLSNEEAHSAQYAFNPKDVKLLQKNSSPSASEPTEAEITEKINRLSQILGNKATMSKLPDNGEKIRKQIALLNLERDEIRKEKEATGENFVHLEDLSREFERMLNMKM, from the exons ATGACCGATAATCAGGAATCCCATAAGCGGACCCAGCCCCCTCTCAGCCTTAATCAGCGCCACAATCGGATTCTCAGTGACCTCTCGGCGTCCCATTCGAAACCCATTTCCCAAATCCCGG GGGAAGAAATTTGTGAAAACCAGTCGAATGTAAAGGTGAAGAAGAAGTTGCAAGGCAGACGCCGTCTCTGTAAAGCGTATTCAGCATCTGATGCTGCTGAAAACGAAGACGTTTTTGGCTTCTCTGGAATCGCCGACTTTGATTCTCCTTCTCCTCCCCGTCCTTTTGCCg AGCAATTACAACAACAAAATCAATCAAAGTTTACTGCTGAAGCAGCTGATTTTCCAAGCTTCTCTGGGATTGCGGATTTTGATTCCCCGTCTCCACTTTCTG ATAAAGTAAGACCATCAAATGTTGTTCTGGACAGTCGTGAAGTTTGTGACAAGGATGGCAACGCTGATGAAACAAGATCTAGTTCTTCATATGGTGATTCTGATCTTGTTCCTCATCCACCAG GAGAAGAGGGGAAACTGGTGAAAGTGAGGATTGAGGGTAGCCGGAGCCCTTGTAGAGCATCAAGAAATGATGGTTATCGTAGCAAGATGGATATTGAAATTACCAAAACAGAAGAGTCCAAAGGTTTGGGGATTTCGGATTGCGATTCTTCACCTTGGGTAAAAACTGCTCTTGAGAATAGCTATGGAGGTGGTGTGAATGAAATAAGGGATATTCTTAATGATTTAAGCTCAAGGCTTGAGATTTTATCCATTGAGAAGAAAAGGGAGCCTAGGAGGATTGACTTGAAAGATGATTCTAAGCATTTATCTAAGAGTGAAGTGAACCATGCAAAAAACAATGAAGAAATTCCTGACTATGAAAGTGCTGCATCTTCATTTTCAACCTCGTCTGGTTCATCAGTAGCTTCTGCTAAGGAATCTGACATTGGATATTCTCATATTGATGATTTTAAAAAGAATAATGATTTTGATGATGCATCTCAGATTCGTAATTCTTATGAGAAGTTAGAAAGTGGCATGAAGATTTGTCAGCCACCTAAAAATGACATTAAGAAAGTTATAGTCAACTCTGATTCAGCTAGACGATCATTTGAGTCCACTTCAAGAGAAGAAGGGGAAAACGAGGATGATGATTGTTTTATTGTGAGTGGGAAGGATTTTAATAAGAAAGGAGTGAAGTGGCATAAGTCCAATCATCTTTATGAAGATTCTGATAATTTTGATGCATTGGAAGATCCTGCTGATGTTTTTGTTTCAGAGGAGGAGCACGTAATTACTTTGACTGGTCCAAAGTTTACCTTCAGACTACCTGGAAAAATTGGCAAAATGTTGTATCCTCATCAGCGTGATGGATTGAAGTGGCTTTGGTCTCTCCACTCTATGGGTGTTGGAGGTGTATTGGGTGATGATATGGGTTTAGGCAAGACAATGCAG ATTTGTGGTTTCCTAGCTGGACTCTTCCACTCAAATTTGATTAAGAGGGCCCTGGTTGTTGCTCCTAAAACACTGTTGCCCCATTGGGTCAAAGAACTTTCAACTGTGGGCCTTGCTGGAAAGACAAGAGA ATATTTCGGAACTTCAGTGACTACAAGGCAATATGAGCTTCAATATGTACTACAG GATAAAGGTATTCTTTTGACAACTTACGACATCGTGCGGAATAATGTAAAGTCATTAAGTGGAGATTACTATTATAATGATGAAGGAAGTGAGGATGAAATGACGTGGGACTATATAATTCTTGACGAG ggtcatctgaTAAAAAATCCCAGTACACAGAGGGCAAAAAGTCTGCTTCAGATTCCTGCAGCACATCGTATTATTATTAGTGGCACACCCCTTCAAAACAATCTCAAG GAGTTGTGGGCCTTATTCAACTTTTGCTGTCCTGAGATTCTAGGTGACTATAAATG GTTTAGAGATAAGTATGAGAAATTAATTAACCgtggaaatgagaaaaatgcgTCTGATAGGGAAAAGCGCATTGGTTCAACTGTTGCAAAG GAATTAAGAGAAAAAATTCAACCTTACTTTCTTCGCCGTTTGAAAAGTGAGGTATTCAGTGAAGATGATTCCAGCAATAGCTCCAAACTCTCTAAGAAGAATGAGATCATTGTGTGGTTAAAATTGACTAGGTGCCAG CGACAAATCTATGAAGCTTTCTTGAAAAGTGAGATAGTCCTTTCAGCTTTTGATGGTTCTCCTTTGGCTGCACTCACG ATCTTGAAAAAAATATGTGACCATCCACGTCTCTTGACAAAAAGAGCTGCTGAGGATGTGTTGGAAGGCATGGATTCAATGCTAGACCAGCAAGATCATGATGTGGCTGAGAAACTGGCAATGCATATAGCAGATGTTGATAAAATGTTTGACTTTGAGGAGAAGCATGATATTTCCTGCAAGACATCATTTATATTGTCTTTGCTG GATGATTTGATTCCAAAGGGACATCACGTGCTTATATTTTCACAGACACGAAAAATGTTAAATCTAATTCAG GAATCTCTCATATCCAATGGTTATGAATTCATGCGGATTGATGGCACAACTAAAGCCTGTGATAGAttgaagattgttaat GATTTCCAAGAGGGTCGTGGGGCACctatttttcttttgacttCCCAAGTTGGTGGTCTAGGTCTTACACTCACGAAAGCAGATCGTGTGATTGTGGTTGACCCAGCATGGAACCCAAG CACTGATAATCAGAGTGTTGATCGTGCATATCGTATTGGACAAATGAAGGACGTGATTGTGTATCGATTGATGACTTGTAGCACCGTCGAAGAGAAAATTTATAGACTGCAG ATATTCAAGGGAGGACTTTTTAGGACAGCTACGGAGCACAAAGAGCAAATGCGATATTTCAGTAAACAA GATCTTCAAGAGCTGTTTAGTCTACCAAAACAAGGTTTTGACATATCTGTTACTCGGCAGCAGTTGCTTGAACAGCACGGTCAGCAACAAATGAT GGAGGACTCTTTAAAAGCCCATATTAAGTTCCTCGAAGGTTTGGATATAGCTGGAGTTAGTCAGCACAGTTTACTCTTCTCAAAGGCTGAGCCTGAACCAGTTGTTCAGGAGGAGGAGGTGCCAAG GGTGAGGGGTGCTACATTCAGGGCAAACTCTTCCTCGCGCTTGTCTAATGAAGAAGCTCATAG TGCACAATATGCCTTCAACCCTAAAGATGTGAAGCTGCTGCAGAAGAACTCTTCTCCTAGTGCAAGTGAACCTACGGAGGCTGAAATCACTGAGAAAATCAACCGGCTATCTCAGATTCTTGGCAATAAG GCTACAATGTCCAAATTACCAGATAATGGAGAGAAAATACGGAAACAAATTGCTCTTTTGAATTTAGAGCGTGATGAGATTCGGAAGGAAAAGGAAGCCACAGGTGAAAATTTCGTTCACCTGGAGGATTTATCTCGGGAATTCGAGAGGATGCTGAATATGAAGATGTAG
- the LOC113759806 gene encoding protein CHROMATIN REMODELING 24 isoform X1 → MTDNQESHKRTQPPLSLNQRHNRILSDLSASHSKPISQIPGEEICENQSNVKVKKKLQGRRRLCKAYSASDAAENEDVFGFSGIADFDSPSPPRPFAVEQLQQQNQSKFTAEAADFPSFSGIADFDSPSPLSDKVRPSNVVLDSREVCDKDGNADETRSSSSYGDSDLVPHPPGEEGKLVKVRIEGSRSPCRASRNDGYRSKMDIEITKTEESKGLGISDCDSSPWVKTALENSYGGGVNEIRDILNDLSSRLEILSIEKKREPRRIDLKDDSKHLSKSEVNHAKNNEEIPDYESAASSFSTSSGSSVASAKESDIGYSHIDDFKKNNDFDDASQIRNSYEKLESGMKICQPPKNDIKKVIVNSDSARRSFESTSREEGENEDDDCFIVSGKDFNKKGVKWHKSNHLYEDSDNFDALEDPADVFVSEEEHVITLTGPKFTFRLPGKIGKMLYPHQRDGLKWLWSLHSMGVGGVLGDDMGLGKTMQICGFLAGLFHSNLIKRALVVAPKTLLPHWVKELSTVGLAGKTREYFGTSVTTRQYELQYVLQDKGILLTTYDIVRNNVKSLSGDYYYNDEGSEDEMTWDYIILDEGHLIKNPSTQRAKSLLQIPAAHRIIISGTPLQNNLKELWALFNFCCPEILGDYKWFRDKYEKLINRGNEKNASDREKRIGSTVAKELREKIQPYFLRRLKSEVFSEDDSSNSSKLSKKNEIIVWLKLTRCQRQIYEAFLKSEIVLSAFDGSPLAALTILKKICDHPRLLTKRAAEDVLEGMDSMLDQQDHDVAEKLAMHIADVDKMFDFEEKHDISCKTSFILSLLDDLIPKGHHVLIFSQTRKMLNLIQESLISNGYEFMRIDGTTKACDRLKIVNDFQEGRGAPIFLLTSQVGGLGLTLTKADRVIVVDPAWNPSTDNQSVDRAYRIGQMKDVIVYRLMTCSTVEEKIYRLQIFKGGLFRTATEHKEQMRYFSKQDLQELFSLPKQGFDISVTRQQLLEQHGQQQMMEDSLKAHIKFLEGLDIAGVSQHSLLFSKAEPEPVVQEEEVPRVRGATFRANSSSRLSNEEAHSAQYAFNPKDVKLLQKNSSPSASEPTEAEITEKINRLSQILGNKATMSKLPDNGEKIRKQIALLNLERDEIRKEKEATGENFVHLEDLSREFERMLNMKM, encoded by the exons ATGACCGATAATCAGGAATCCCATAAGCGGACCCAGCCCCCTCTCAGCCTTAATCAGCGCCACAATCGGATTCTCAGTGACCTCTCGGCGTCCCATTCGAAACCCATTTCCCAAATCCCGG GGGAAGAAATTTGTGAAAACCAGTCGAATGTAAAGGTGAAGAAGAAGTTGCAAGGCAGACGCCGTCTCTGTAAAGCGTATTCAGCATCTGATGCTGCTGAAAACGAAGACGTTTTTGGCTTCTCTGGAATCGCCGACTTTGATTCTCCTTCTCCTCCCCGTCCTTTTGCCg TAGAGCAATTACAACAACAAAATCAATCAAAGTTTACTGCTGAAGCAGCTGATTTTCCAAGCTTCTCTGGGATTGCGGATTTTGATTCCCCGTCTCCACTTTCTG ATAAAGTAAGACCATCAAATGTTGTTCTGGACAGTCGTGAAGTTTGTGACAAGGATGGCAACGCTGATGAAACAAGATCTAGTTCTTCATATGGTGATTCTGATCTTGTTCCTCATCCACCAG GAGAAGAGGGGAAACTGGTGAAAGTGAGGATTGAGGGTAGCCGGAGCCCTTGTAGAGCATCAAGAAATGATGGTTATCGTAGCAAGATGGATATTGAAATTACCAAAACAGAAGAGTCCAAAGGTTTGGGGATTTCGGATTGCGATTCTTCACCTTGGGTAAAAACTGCTCTTGAGAATAGCTATGGAGGTGGTGTGAATGAAATAAGGGATATTCTTAATGATTTAAGCTCAAGGCTTGAGATTTTATCCATTGAGAAGAAAAGGGAGCCTAGGAGGATTGACTTGAAAGATGATTCTAAGCATTTATCTAAGAGTGAAGTGAACCATGCAAAAAACAATGAAGAAATTCCTGACTATGAAAGTGCTGCATCTTCATTTTCAACCTCGTCTGGTTCATCAGTAGCTTCTGCTAAGGAATCTGACATTGGATATTCTCATATTGATGATTTTAAAAAGAATAATGATTTTGATGATGCATCTCAGATTCGTAATTCTTATGAGAAGTTAGAAAGTGGCATGAAGATTTGTCAGCCACCTAAAAATGACATTAAGAAAGTTATAGTCAACTCTGATTCAGCTAGACGATCATTTGAGTCCACTTCAAGAGAAGAAGGGGAAAACGAGGATGATGATTGTTTTATTGTGAGTGGGAAGGATTTTAATAAGAAAGGAGTGAAGTGGCATAAGTCCAATCATCTTTATGAAGATTCTGATAATTTTGATGCATTGGAAGATCCTGCTGATGTTTTTGTTTCAGAGGAGGAGCACGTAATTACTTTGACTGGTCCAAAGTTTACCTTCAGACTACCTGGAAAAATTGGCAAAATGTTGTATCCTCATCAGCGTGATGGATTGAAGTGGCTTTGGTCTCTCCACTCTATGGGTGTTGGAGGTGTATTGGGTGATGATATGGGTTTAGGCAAGACAATGCAG ATTTGTGGTTTCCTAGCTGGACTCTTCCACTCAAATTTGATTAAGAGGGCCCTGGTTGTTGCTCCTAAAACACTGTTGCCCCATTGGGTCAAAGAACTTTCAACTGTGGGCCTTGCTGGAAAGACAAGAGA ATATTTCGGAACTTCAGTGACTACAAGGCAATATGAGCTTCAATATGTACTACAG GATAAAGGTATTCTTTTGACAACTTACGACATCGTGCGGAATAATGTAAAGTCATTAAGTGGAGATTACTATTATAATGATGAAGGAAGTGAGGATGAAATGACGTGGGACTATATAATTCTTGACGAG ggtcatctgaTAAAAAATCCCAGTACACAGAGGGCAAAAAGTCTGCTTCAGATTCCTGCAGCACATCGTATTATTATTAGTGGCACACCCCTTCAAAACAATCTCAAG GAGTTGTGGGCCTTATTCAACTTTTGCTGTCCTGAGATTCTAGGTGACTATAAATG GTTTAGAGATAAGTATGAGAAATTAATTAACCgtggaaatgagaaaaatgcgTCTGATAGGGAAAAGCGCATTGGTTCAACTGTTGCAAAG GAATTAAGAGAAAAAATTCAACCTTACTTTCTTCGCCGTTTGAAAAGTGAGGTATTCAGTGAAGATGATTCCAGCAATAGCTCCAAACTCTCTAAGAAGAATGAGATCATTGTGTGGTTAAAATTGACTAGGTGCCAG CGACAAATCTATGAAGCTTTCTTGAAAAGTGAGATAGTCCTTTCAGCTTTTGATGGTTCTCCTTTGGCTGCACTCACG ATCTTGAAAAAAATATGTGACCATCCACGTCTCTTGACAAAAAGAGCTGCTGAGGATGTGTTGGAAGGCATGGATTCAATGCTAGACCAGCAAGATCATGATGTGGCTGAGAAACTGGCAATGCATATAGCAGATGTTGATAAAATGTTTGACTTTGAGGAGAAGCATGATATTTCCTGCAAGACATCATTTATATTGTCTTTGCTG GATGATTTGATTCCAAAGGGACATCACGTGCTTATATTTTCACAGACACGAAAAATGTTAAATCTAATTCAG GAATCTCTCATATCCAATGGTTATGAATTCATGCGGATTGATGGCACAACTAAAGCCTGTGATAGAttgaagattgttaat GATTTCCAAGAGGGTCGTGGGGCACctatttttcttttgacttCCCAAGTTGGTGGTCTAGGTCTTACACTCACGAAAGCAGATCGTGTGATTGTGGTTGACCCAGCATGGAACCCAAG CACTGATAATCAGAGTGTTGATCGTGCATATCGTATTGGACAAATGAAGGACGTGATTGTGTATCGATTGATGACTTGTAGCACCGTCGAAGAGAAAATTTATAGACTGCAG ATATTCAAGGGAGGACTTTTTAGGACAGCTACGGAGCACAAAGAGCAAATGCGATATTTCAGTAAACAA GATCTTCAAGAGCTGTTTAGTCTACCAAAACAAGGTTTTGACATATCTGTTACTCGGCAGCAGTTGCTTGAACAGCACGGTCAGCAACAAATGAT GGAGGACTCTTTAAAAGCCCATATTAAGTTCCTCGAAGGTTTGGATATAGCTGGAGTTAGTCAGCACAGTTTACTCTTCTCAAAGGCTGAGCCTGAACCAGTTGTTCAGGAGGAGGAGGTGCCAAG GGTGAGGGGTGCTACATTCAGGGCAAACTCTTCCTCGCGCTTGTCTAATGAAGAAGCTCATAG TGCACAATATGCCTTCAACCCTAAAGATGTGAAGCTGCTGCAGAAGAACTCTTCTCCTAGTGCAAGTGAACCTACGGAGGCTGAAATCACTGAGAAAATCAACCGGCTATCTCAGATTCTTGGCAATAAG GCTACAATGTCCAAATTACCAGATAATGGAGAGAAAATACGGAAACAAATTGCTCTTTTGAATTTAGAGCGTGATGAGATTCGGAAGGAAAAGGAAGCCACAGGTGAAAATTTCGTTCACCTGGAGGATTTATCTCGGGAATTCGAGAGGATGCTGAATATGAAGATGTAG